The proteins below are encoded in one region of Sporosarcina sp. FSL K6-1508:
- a CDS encoding sensor histidine kinase, producing METSLIFYLHQNIIHARIDEEYSRLLANGSNHRDVLEDNYSDMTLKHIALMEIEGEREVVITDNQGIIASSSDENNSIIQQYSSLLMDLDLDEDRILVSDWKESAYIISAHPYKVDSSHSGYVVMFQSTRSIEQLISKLNLHFGLAGGASGIALFIIYAILSKFLTRPLIRMKEATEKLSQGEFDVSLPFVGNDELGELSGAIRKLASDLERLKTERNEFLASISHELSTPLTYLIGYSKVAMRQGLNTDERQHYLTIIAEESDRMKDLVKNLLDLAKMDETTFTVSKEFFWIRPFIEDLHRLVGPSYKLKKLRLDLLCNEDFQIHADPLRLEQIVLNLLDNAYKYSEEDTTVTLEVYKNEGKSVISVTDVGIGIPPEDIEFIFEKLYRVEKSRSRTSGGSGIGLAIVKELVEAHGGSIQVESSLGKGSMFTVII from the coding sequence ATGGAAACATCATTAATCTTTTATCTCCATCAGAATATCATCCACGCAAGGATTGATGAAGAATACTCTCGATTATTGGCGAACGGCTCAAATCACCGAGATGTGTTGGAAGATAATTATTCTGATATGACGTTAAAACATATAGCATTGATGGAGATTGAGGGTGAGCGGGAAGTTGTTATCACAGACAACCAAGGAATCATAGCCAGTAGCTCTGATGAAAACAATTCGATAATACAACAATACTCTTCCCTATTAATGGATCTTGATTTGGATGAAGACAGGATTTTGGTTTCCGACTGGAAAGAGTCAGCGTATATTATTAGCGCTCATCCTTATAAAGTGGATTCAAGTCATTCGGGATACGTTGTTATGTTTCAAAGTACTCGTTCAATTGAGCAGTTAATCAGTAAGCTAAACTTACACTTCGGATTAGCGGGAGGGGCAAGCGGAATCGCACTGTTCATCATCTATGCAATCCTCTCTAAATTCCTAACACGCCCTCTCATCCGTATGAAGGAAGCGACTGAGAAATTGAGCCAAGGAGAATTCGATGTAAGTCTTCCTTTTGTCGGTAACGATGAGCTAGGTGAGTTATCGGGCGCAATCCGAAAACTGGCGAGTGATTTGGAACGGTTAAAAACTGAACGTAATGAATTCCTGGCATCTATATCCCACGAGCTAAGTACGCCATTAACATACTTGATTGGCTATTCGAAAGTGGCAATGAGACAAGGGCTGAATACTGATGAACGTCAGCATTATCTTACAATTATTGCGGAAGAGTCGGACCGAATGAAGGATCTCGTTAAAAACTTATTGGATTTAGCGAAAATGGATGAGACAACTTTCACTGTTTCAAAGGAATTTTTTTGGATACGTCCGTTCATTGAGGATCTCCATAGGCTAGTTGGACCTTCTTATAAACTTAAAAAACTAAGGCTTGACTTACTATGTAACGAGGATTTCCAAATCCACGCTGACCCCTTGCGATTGGAACAGATTGTCCTGAATTTACTGGACAATGCCTATAAGTACTCAGAAGAAGATACAACTGTTACGTTGGAAGTGTATAAAAATGAGGGGAAATCAGTCATTTCAGTTACTGATGTCGGAATCGGAATTCCACCCGAAGACATTGAATTTATCTTCGAGAAACTATACCGGGTCGAAAAATCACGCTCACGTACTTCTGGGGGATCAGGTATTGGTCTGGCAATCGTCAAGGAACTTGTCGAAGCCCACGGTGGCAGTATTCAAGTGGAAAGTAGCCTTGGAAAAGGAAGTATGTTCACCGTTATAATTTAA
- a CDS encoding response regulator transcription factor, with translation MRTILLIDDEKRMLDLIELFLIPHGFRCIKETNGQAAIETLKHEKINLVLLDIMMPEIDGWEVCRKIREFSDVPVIMLTARSDKLDLVKGLDTGADDYITKPFDEGELVARVKALLRRIPADESDAEMIIYGDFKLDKETYSLQFNDLKVQLTLKEFYIVEALISRPNKTFTREQLLFSAWEYNTYTDIRTVDSHIRNLREKLKTAGFPSDEFLQTVWGIGYKWN, from the coding sequence ATGCGGACGATCTTACTAATTGATGATGAGAAGAGGATGTTAGATTTAATTGAATTGTTTCTAATTCCACATGGATTTAGATGCATTAAAGAGACAAACGGACAGGCAGCGATTGAGACACTTAAACATGAGAAGATTAACCTTGTCCTATTGGATATCATGATGCCGGAAATCGATGGATGGGAAGTATGTAGGAAAATACGCGAATTCTCGGACGTCCCCGTCATTATGTTGACAGCGAGATCCGACAAACTTGATTTGGTTAAAGGGCTAGACACAGGCGCGGACGATTATATTACGAAACCTTTTGACGAGGGAGAGTTGGTTGCAAGAGTAAAAGCGCTATTGCGCCGTATCCCAGCAGATGAATCAGATGCAGAAATGATTATTTACGGTGATTTCAAACTAGATAAAGAAACATATTCCCTACAATTTAATGATTTAAAAGTACAACTCACATTGAAAGAATTTTATATTGTTGAAGCATTGATTTCACGACCAAATAAGACTTTCACACGGGAACAGTTATTGTTTTCGGCATGGGAATATAACACATACACAGATATTCGAACAGTGGACTCACACATACGTAATTTAAGAGAAAAATTAAAAACCGCTGGATTCCCTAGTGATGAATTTTTACAGACTGTATGGGGAATCGGATATAAGTGGAACTAA
- a CDS encoding F510_1955 family glycosylhydrolase — protein MKKIKMYAGLLLLIAILSACSTTGNKSYSFEEVKNSKINHLHGMGYINGGPGIVISTHDGLYEYGKDGWKEANSEKHDYMGFQAIREGFFSSGHPEPGSNYKNPLGLVKSTDRGASFDQLAFYGEIDFHYLAAGYDSNAIYVLNETPTKEMPTGLHYSADEGTTWKESSMKEFNSEFISNLAAHPTRKEMIAIGSKDGLFLSEDYGEKFSLFNEAEMVTYVTLTEAGGLYANLENETVKLTSFAFGSDQEIEIQLPKKQQIEPIAFIAVNPDNQKEIVIATHNNDIYLTKDEGLNWNTLAVSGELAK, from the coding sequence ATGAAGAAAATCAAAATGTATGCAGGGCTGTTACTACTAATTGCTATATTATCAGCTTGTAGCACTACTGGTAATAAATCATATTCATTTGAAGAAGTTAAAAATAGTAAAATCAATCATTTACATGGAATGGGATATATAAATGGCGGACCCGGAATAGTGATTTCCACACATGACGGGCTCTATGAGTATGGCAAAGACGGATGGAAAGAAGCAAATAGTGAAAAACATGATTATATGGGTTTCCAGGCAATACGTGAAGGATTCTTTTCAAGCGGTCATCCGGAACCTGGCTCTAACTATAAAAATCCTCTCGGACTTGTCAAAAGCACGGACAGGGGTGCCAGTTTTGATCAATTAGCATTCTACGGAGAAATCGATTTCCATTACCTTGCTGCTGGTTATGATTCAAACGCGATTTATGTATTGAATGAAACACCAACTAAAGAGATGCCCACGGGACTTCATTATTCCGCGGATGAGGGTACCACTTGGAAAGAATCATCCATGAAAGAATTCAATTCCGAATTTATTTCGAACTTGGCCGCTCATCCCACACGTAAGGAAATGATTGCTATTGGCAGTAAAGATGGGTTATTCCTCTCGGAAGATTATGGTGAAAAGTTCAGCTTGTTCAATGAAGCGGAAATGGTCACATACGTGACATTGACTGAAGCCGGTGGATTATATGCAAACCTCGAAAATGAAACAGTAAAACTTACATCATTTGCATTTGGTAGTGATCAAGAAATAGAAATTCAGTTACCAAAAAAACAACAGATTGAACCTATCGCCTTTATCGCGGTGAATCCTGATAACCAAAAAGAGATTGTTATCGCTACTCACAATAATGATATTTATTTAACAAAAGATGAAGGACTCAATTGGAATACGCTCGCAGTAAGTGGTGAATTAGCAAAATAA
- a CDS encoding cytochrome c biogenesis CcdA family protein produces the protein MYGMMSKISQTISEPLTILVHSFADDPLIYALLLGLIGAVAPCQLTGNMSAITFYGNRTVQVKTDWVEILSFIAGKISVFSSLGFLAWLFGQSFETTMTEYFPLFRKAIGPLIIITGLVLLGVLKLGFLQRITMRIPMKLREGKLGSFLLGASFSLAFCPTMFVIFFFWLMPVVVSTSYGLVLPAVFGIATSLPLLLLFFLIWVFDAKRLIMKRSMKVGRVIQRFAGFVLVVIGVLDTITFWGI, from the coding sequence ATGTATGGAATGATGTCGAAAATCAGTCAAACAATTAGTGAACCGCTTACGATTCTTGTACATTCATTTGCAGATGATCCGCTTATCTATGCGCTTTTATTGGGCTTAATAGGTGCTGTTGCTCCTTGTCAATTGACCGGAAATATGAGCGCAATCACTTTTTATGGGAATCGTACGGTTCAAGTGAAGACCGACTGGGTAGAAATTCTTTCTTTTATTGCCGGGAAAATTTCTGTATTTAGTTCCCTTGGTTTTCTGGCATGGCTATTTGGCCAATCGTTTGAAACAACAATGACGGAGTATTTTCCTCTGTTCCGTAAAGCGATTGGTCCGCTCATAATAATAACGGGACTTGTTTTGCTGGGTGTTCTCAAACTAGGATTTCTTCAACGCATAACAATGCGTATTCCTATGAAGTTGCGGGAAGGAAAGCTTGGCTCTTTTTTGTTGGGAGCCAGTTTTTCCCTTGCCTTCTGTCCGACCATGTTCGTCATTTTTTTCTTTTGGCTTATGCCCGTCGTTGTGTCAACATCGTATGGTTTAGTTCTGCCAGCTGTTTTTGGTATCGCGACTTCACTTCCTCTCCTATTACTGTTCTTTTTAATTTGGGTTTTCGATGCAAAGCGTCTAATTATGAAGCGAAGCATGAAAGTCGGAAGAGTTATACAACGTTTTGCCGGCTTTGTACTCGTGGTAATTGGCGTTTTAGATACAATCACTTTTTGGGGGATTTGA
- a CDS encoding cytochrome c biogenesis CcdA family protein, whose protein sequence is MFTDLNLFIAFGAGFLNFISPCTLPLYPAFISYITGMSLDELKSDKRKFNKSGIVHTILFLMGFSVIFIFLGYSSSFVGTFFFQYQDLLRQVGAIFIVVFGLMILGFFAPKFLMEEKKLQFKNRPAGYFGTFLIGLAFAAGWTPCTGPITGAVFMIASQNPGSGVWYMGAYVLGFAIPFFLLSLFITRVSWIQKHNRTITKVGGYFMIALGVLLFFDGLTYIIIWLSPIFGGFMGF, encoded by the coding sequence ATGTTTACAGATTTAAATTTATTTATTGCATTTGGTGCCGGCTTTCTTAATTTCATATCGCCTTGTACACTGCCGCTATATCCTGCTTTTATTTCTTACATTACGGGGATGTCGCTTGATGAACTGAAATCCGATAAAAGGAAGTTCAACAAAAGTGGGATTGTCCATACAATTTTATTCCTGATGGGTTTTTCAGTTATCTTCATTTTTCTTGGATACAGTTCATCGTTTGTTGGAACGTTCTTTTTCCAGTACCAAGATCTCCTTCGTCAAGTCGGTGCAATTTTCATTGTAGTTTTTGGTTTGATGATTCTGGGTTTCTTTGCGCCAAAGTTTCTTATGGAAGAGAAAAAATTGCAATTTAAGAATCGTCCAGCCGGCTATTTTGGCACGTTCCTCATAGGACTCGCTTTCGCTGCAGGCTGGACCCCATGCACCGGACCAATTACCGGGGCTGTATTTATGATTGCCTCCCAAAATCCAGGTTCGGGCGTATGGTATATGGGTGCATACGTTCTTGGATTCGCAATCCCATTTTTCCTTCTGTCCCTTTTCATAACACGGGTTTCTTGGATTCAAAAACACAACCGGACAATTACGAAGGTCGGGGGATACTTTATGATTGCACTTGGTGTGCTCCTATTCTTCGATGGTCTAACTTACATTATTATATGGCTTAGTCCGATTTTTGGAGGATTTATGGGATTCTGA
- the resB gene encoding cytochrome c biogenesis protein ResB, producing the protein MSNIKCLCGHENPFGTILCERCGRPQTDEAKKSKLVDMRYEGSARRSQTYKRSMIDRVWNFFSSVKVGISIIVAVLVTSAFGTLFPQKLYVPAVTEAEIAAYYERLYGVPGVLYYELGFYDMYNSWWFITLIGMLGTSIIIASFDRVIPLYKSLKKQRTKRHVSFMSRQRIYGIGSVNDTDVSLAKAEKKLKELRYNVKIEDGAILAEKGRFSRWGPYVNHTGLIIFLFGVLLRGLPGFYVDETLWLREGEMRAIPGAPGFYIENQDFKIELYTKEEDEAFGEAIDRVGTIVKNYQTDVTLYKEAEDALPGQSDKLEFVKDYSIIVNKPLNFEGYNVFQMDYRLDELKSMTFHLTEKSTDRSFGEFTVDLTNPEPTYELEEGARVELKDYFPDYDGIEDGEPKTKSPVPNNPAFIFKMVTSDKPKGEMSFVAIQQTLETEVNDYKVSFVSADTRDISGLTVRKDKTLYILLLGGIIFMIGVSQGSYWNHRRIWIQKGEGNELLLASHTNKNWFSLRKELDQVRDYANLPQYEDRDDTESFEHQKGDNS; encoded by the coding sequence ATGAGTAATATCAAATGCCTTTGCGGACATGAAAACCCGTTTGGCACAATTCTTTGTGAGCGATGCGGAAGGCCGCAGACGGACGAAGCAAAGAAAAGTAAACTTGTCGATATGCGCTATGAAGGGTCAGCAAGAAGATCACAGACATATAAACGGTCAATGATTGACAGAGTATGGAATTTCTTTTCAAGTGTCAAGGTTGGAATCAGTATTATTGTTGCAGTTCTCGTGACTTCCGCATTTGGTACGTTGTTCCCGCAAAAGTTATATGTCCCTGCTGTCACGGAGGCGGAAATTGCTGCTTATTATGAAAGGTTATATGGAGTCCCAGGCGTTCTTTATTATGAACTGGGATTTTACGACATGTACAATAGTTGGTGGTTCATTACACTGATCGGGATGCTTGGTACATCAATCATCATAGCCAGTTTTGACAGAGTGATCCCACTTTACAAGTCATTAAAAAAACAACGAACAAAACGCCATGTTTCCTTCATGAGTAGGCAACGGATTTATGGAATAGGTTCGGTCAATGATACGGATGTATCACTTGCTAAAGCGGAAAAGAAACTAAAGGAACTCCGATATAATGTGAAGATAGAAGATGGAGCAATACTTGCAGAGAAAGGTCGCTTTTCTAGATGGGGGCCTTACGTTAATCATACAGGGTTGATTATTTTTCTTTTTGGTGTTCTATTACGAGGACTCCCAGGTTTTTATGTAGATGAAACACTTTGGCTTCGTGAAGGGGAGATGCGTGCAATCCCTGGAGCCCCAGGATTCTATATAGAGAACCAGGATTTTAAGATCGAATTATACACGAAAGAAGAAGACGAGGCGTTTGGAGAAGCAATCGACCGAGTAGGTACGATCGTAAAAAATTATCAGACTGACGTCACATTGTATAAAGAAGCGGAAGATGCACTTCCAGGACAGTCAGACAAACTAGAATTTGTTAAAGATTATTCGATAATTGTCAATAAACCACTTAACTTTGAAGGGTATAATGTTTTTCAAATGGACTATCGTCTTGATGAATTGAAATCAATGACATTTCATTTGACGGAAAAGTCCACGGATAGGTCCTTCGGTGAATTCACTGTAGACCTTACTAATCCAGAACCTACATACGAGCTCGAGGAAGGTGCTCGTGTTGAACTAAAGGATTACTTCCCAGATTACGATGGAATTGAAGATGGTGAGCCAAAAACAAAATCACCTGTACCAAACAATCCAGCATTTATTTTTAAAATGGTGACATCGGATAAACCAAAAGGCGAAATGAGTTTCGTTGCAATCCAGCAAACTCTTGAAACAGAAGTAAATGATTACAAAGTGTCGTTTGTCAGTGCTGACACTCGTGATATTTCAGGTCTCACAGTTCGGAAAGACAAGACATTGTATATATTGCTCCTTGGGGGCATCATTTTCATGATTGGCGTTTCGCAAGGGTCTTATTGGAACCATAGAAGAATATGGATTCAAAAAGGCGAAGGCAATGAACTTCTCCTCGCCA